A single genomic interval of Bacteroidota bacterium harbors:
- a CDS encoding 2Fe-2S iron-sulfur cluster binding domain-containing protein: MSKFHSLKVVDVKQETADCVSVGFEVPQALKKEFSYIQGQYLTLRFRINGEELRRSYSICTSPIEQDLRIAVKKVAGGRVSTYINDKLKAGDMVETMVPVGNFFTPLNQYNKKVYNLFAAGSGITPILSILKTTLASELQSTVNLFYGNSNENKIIFKKELDNLQATFGERLKIVYLFSRPKNTTSDLHTGRMTKEKIKTLIGNYVNLYLLNEFFVCGPTDVMTNTKEALESLKVPKKNIHLEYFGTPPDAAKDNVSQSLIVPAEVTIICDGDERVVFLEPHQNVLEAALEANLDAPFACRAGSCCTCRAKVIEGKVIMDVNYALLDSEVEEGYILTCQSHAITPTLTVDYDQGK, translated from the coding sequence ATGTCGAAATTTCACTCGCTAAAAGTTGTTGATGTTAAACAGGAAACCGCCGACTGCGTGTCGGTGGGTTTTGAAGTTCCACAAGCCTTAAAAAAAGAATTCAGTTACATCCAGGGACAATACCTTACACTACGTTTCAGGATAAACGGTGAAGAACTGCGCAGATCGTATTCCATTTGTACATCGCCAATTGAACAGGACCTGCGTATTGCCGTAAAAAAAGTAGCCGGTGGGCGTGTATCAACTTATATCAACGATAAACTTAAAGCCGGTGATATGGTTGAAACAATGGTACCTGTGGGTAATTTTTTCACCCCCCTTAATCAATATAATAAAAAGGTATATAACCTGTTTGCGGCAGGAAGCGGCATAACTCCCATACTATCTATACTTAAAACCACGTTGGCTTCTGAATTACAATCGACAGTGAACTTATTTTATGGCAACAGCAATGAAAATAAGATCATTTTTAAAAAAGAACTGGACAACCTCCAGGCCACATTTGGCGAACGACTTAAGATAGTTTACCTGTTCAGCCGGCCAAAAAATACCACGAGCGATCTGCATACTGGCCGCATGACAAAAGAAAAAATAAAAACACTGATCGGGAATTATGTGAATCTGTATCTTCTCAATGAGTTTTTTGTTTGCGGACCAACTGACGTGATGACCAATACAAAAGAAGCGCTTGAATCACTGAAAGTTCCCAAAAAAAATATTCACCTTGAATATTTCGGAACTCCTCCTGATGCCGCAAAGGACAATGTAAGTCAAAGTCTTATTGTTCCGGCCGAAGTGACCATTATCTGTGATGGAGATGAGCGCGTGGTGTTTCTTGAACCACATCAGAATGTACTTGAAGCAGCACTTGAAGCCAATCTGGACGCGCCCTTTGCCTGCAGGGCCGGCTCATGCTGCACGTGCCGGGCAAAGGTGATTGAAGGCAAAGTGATCATGGATGTAAACTATGCCCTGCTTGATTCGGAAGTTGAGGAAGGTTATATACTGACCTGCCAGTCGCATGCAATAACACCAACACTGACGGTGGACTACGACCAGGGCAAGTAA
- a CDS encoding 2-C-methyl-D-erythritol 2,4-cyclodiphosphate synthase, producing MKTRIGFGFDVHQLHEGKDLWVGGIKLQHSKGAVGHSDADVLIHAICDALLGAANLGDIGQHFPNTSAEFKNIDSKVLLKRVVALISEKSYAIGNIDSTLTLEKPKINPSIPEMKKVLAQAMSISEDQVSIKATTNEQMGYVGREEGICAYAVVLIEKKP from the coding sequence ATGAAAACGAGGATTGGTTTTGGTTTTGATGTACACCAGCTTCATGAGGGGAAAGACCTTTGGGTGGGCGGAATAAAACTACAGCACAGCAAGGGTGCTGTTGGTCATTCAGATGCCGATGTATTGATCCATGCCATATGTGACGCGCTTCTTGGAGCTGCCAACCTGGGCGATATAGGCCAGCATTTTCCAAACACATCCGCTGAGTTTAAAAACATTGACAGTAAAGTGCTCTTAAAGCGGGTTGTCGCTCTTATATCAGAAAAAAGTTACGCAATCGGCAACATTGATTCCACATTGACACTCGAAAAACCCAAAATAAATCCGAGTATTCCTGAAATGAAAAAAGTATTAGCACAGGCAATGAGCATTTCGGAAGATCAGGTCTCGATCAAAGCCACCACTAATGAACAAATGGGGTATGTTGGACGCGAAGAAGGTATTTGCGCATATGCAGTAGTATTAATTGAAAAGAAACCATAG
- a CDS encoding acyl-CoA dehydrogenase → MVFELTEEQLAVQKAARNFANEVLKPGVIERDNLQKFPSEEIKQLGELGFLGMMVDPKYGGGGMDTISYVLAMEEISKVDASASVVMSVNNSLVCWGLEKYGTEEQKQKYLVRLAKGEIIGAFCLSEPEAGSDATSQRTTATDKGDHYLLNGTKNWITNGGSASVYIVFAQTHPEKGSRGINALIIEKGMPGFQVGRKEDKLGIRGSDTHSLMFTDVKVPKTNRIGEDGFGFKFAMKILSGGRIGIAAQALGIASGAYELALAYSKERKAFGKPLSQHQAIQFKLADMATEIDAARLLCIKAAWLKDKGLDFSTASAMAKLFASRVAMETTTEAVQIHGGYGYVKEYHVERLMRDAKITQIYEGTSEVQKIVISRAVLA, encoded by the coding sequence ATGGTGTTTGAATTAACAGAAGAGCAATTAGCGGTACAAAAGGCAGCGCGCAATTTCGCAAATGAAGTATTAAAACCCGGCGTTATTGAACGTGATAACCTGCAGAAATTTCCCTCTGAAGAGATAAAGCAATTAGGTGAGCTTGGTTTTTTGGGAATGATGGTCGACCCTAAATATGGTGGAGGGGGCATGGATACTATATCTTATGTGTTAGCCATGGAAGAGATATCAAAGGTAGATGCTTCAGCCTCTGTGGTAATGTCTGTGAATAATTCATTGGTGTGCTGGGGACTTGAAAAATACGGGACCGAAGAACAAAAGCAGAAGTATCTGGTTCGCTTGGCAAAGGGTGAAATTATCGGCGCCTTTTGTCTGTCAGAACCTGAGGCCGGATCGGACGCAACATCACAGCGAACAACTGCAACAGACAAGGGTGATCATTACTTGCTGAATGGCACCAAAAATTGGATAACCAATGGTGGTTCGGCTTCTGTTTACATCGTTTTTGCACAAACCCATCCCGAAAAGGGATCCAGGGGTATCAACGCCCTGATCATAGAAAAGGGGATGCCCGGTTTCCAGGTGGGACGTAAAGAGGATAAACTTGGTATTCGTGGTTCGGATACACATTCTTTAATGTTTACCGATGTAAAAGTTCCTAAAACAAACCGCATTGGAGAAGATGGTTTTGGTTTTAAATTCGCTATGAAAATTCTTTCCGGAGGCAGGATCGGGATCGCGGCTCAGGCTCTGGGTATTGCCAGCGGTGCGTATGAACTTGCACTTGCCTATTCAAAGGAAAGAAAAGCATTTGGCAAACCGCTTTCACAGCATCAGGCCATTCAATTTAAACTGGCCGATATGGCAACTGAAATTGATGCAGCCCGCCTGCTTTGTATAAAGGCAGCCTGGCTCAAAGACAAAGGTCTTGACTTCTCTACTGCAAGCGCTATGGCAAAATTATTTGCCTCACGGGTTGCCATGGAAACCACAACCGAGGCTGTCCAGATACATGGCGGTTATGGTTATGTAAAGGAATATCATGTTGAACGTCTTATGCGGGATGCGAAGATCACACAGATATACGAGGGTACTTCCGAAGTACAGAAGATAGTTATTTCCCGTGCTGTGTTGGCCTAG
- the porV gene encoding type IX secretion system outer membrane channel protein PorV has translation MNILIKYSFFTLSVFLTAGSILTGNSSSFAQQKNLTTNQITGGINTITTAVPFLLITPDSRAGGMGDAGVATSADANSIHWNASKLAFVDKKMGFAVSYTPWLRTLVPDINLAYLSGYYKAKKDQIFAGSLRYFSLGDITFTDVVGNTIGQFRPNEFSLDAAYARKLSKELSGGMTVRYIYSNLTNGVDVLGAATHAGKSVAVDISATYRKDDLKLGDKKSILSVGMNISNIGAKISYSSSAKRDFLPINMRLGTALTVNLDDYNSIAFAFDFNKLLVPTPPVYKTDSSGGPLYDAGGNRQILAGQDPNRSVPSAMFSSFGDAPGGFKEELKEINYATGIEYWYDKQFAVRIGYFYEDATKGNRQFFTLGAGVKYNVFGLDFAYLIPTQQRNPLENTLRFTLFFDFDAFKSQNDDSSKTAQ, from the coding sequence ATGAACATACTTATTAAATATTCCTTTTTTACACTATCAGTTTTTTTAACTGCTGGAAGTATTCTAACCGGAAACAGCTCATCTTTTGCGCAGCAAAAGAATTTAACCACCAATCAAATTACCGGAGGTATAAACACCATTACAACCGCTGTTCCCTTTTTACTTATAACCCCTGACTCACGTGCGGGAGGAATGGGAGATGCAGGCGTAGCCACAAGCGCTGATGCCAACTCAATTCATTGGAATGCATCGAAACTCGCTTTTGTTGATAAAAAAATGGGTTTTGCCGTTTCTTATACTCCCTGGTTAAGGACGCTTGTGCCCGATATTAATCTGGCTTACCTGTCGGGTTATTACAAAGCGAAGAAAGACCAGATTTTCGCGGGTTCACTGCGCTATTTTTCGTTGGGTGATATTACATTCACTGATGTTGTGGGCAATACGATAGGTCAGTTCCGGCCAAATGAGTTTTCTCTGGATGCGGCTTATGCCCGTAAGTTATCGAAGGAGCTATCAGGAGGAATGACTGTACGTTACATTTACTCCAACTTAACCAATGGCGTTGATGTATTGGGGGCTGCCACACATGCAGGTAAATCAGTAGCCGTTGATATTTCGGCAACTTACCGTAAAGATGACCTAAAGCTCGGTGATAAAAAAAGTATACTTTCTGTTGGCATGAACATTTCCAATATTGGCGCTAAGATCTCTTATTCCAGCAGCGCAAAACGCGATTTCCTTCCGATCAATATGCGATTGGGAACCGCACTTACTGTAAACCTGGATGATTATAATTCTATTGCGTTTGCGTTCGACTTCAATAAATTATTAGTGCCTACTCCACCCGTTTATAAAACCGACTCCAGTGGCGGCCCTTTATATGATGCAGGAGGTAACAGGCAGATCCTTGCGGGGCAGGACCCGAACCGCAGTGTTCCAAGCGCTATGTTCAGTTCGTTTGGTGACGCACCGGGAGGCTTCAAGGAAGAATTAAAAGAAATCAATTATGCTACCGGTATTGAATATTGGTACGACAAGCAATTTGCGGTTCGTATAGGATATTTCTATGAAGATGCCACCAAAGGAAACCGTCAATTTTTTACGCTGGGTGCCGGCGTTAAATATAATGTATTCGGCCTTGACTTCGCTTACCTTATTCCCACTCAACAACGCAATCCCCTTGAGAATACCCTGCGCTTTACCTTATTCTTCGACTTCGATGCTTTCAAATCGCAGAATGATGATTCCTCAAAAACAGCACAATAG